Proteins from a genomic interval of Arachis hypogaea cultivar Tifrunner chromosome 10, arahy.Tifrunner.gnm2.J5K5, whole genome shotgun sequence:
- the LOC112715992 gene encoding transmembrane 9 superfamily member 8 — MAFLRSQSLSAVAVLLLLLIHGAHSFYLPGVAPQDFQKGDQLQVKVNKLTSTKTQLPYTYYSLPYCRPEKIQDSAENLGEVLRGDRIENSLYVFKMREPQMCNVVCKLKLDAKTAKEFKEKINDEYRVNMILDNLPLVVPIKRTDQEDSYFYQLGYHVGLKGLYSGVKEEKFFIHNHLAFTVKFHKDAVTESARIVGFEVKPFSIKHEYDGKWDEKTRLTTCDPHAKHTVVNSNTPQEVEENKEIIFTYDVDFQESEVKWASRWDAYLLMNDDQIHWFSIVNSLMIVLFLSGMVAMIMLRTLYRDISKYNELETQEEAQEETGWKLVHGDVFRPPNNSDLLCVYVGTGVQFFGMILVTMIFAVLGFLSPSNRGGLMTAMLLLWVFMGIFAGYASTRLYKMFKGTEWKKMALRTAVVFPGIVSAVFSVLNTLIWGEKSSGAVPFGTMFALIFLWFGISVPLVFVGSYVGFKKPAIENPVKTNKIPRQIPEQAWYMNPVFSVLIGGILPFGAVFIELFFILTSIWLNQFYYIFGFLFLVFIILIITCAEITIVLCYFQLCSEDYLWWWRSYLTSGSSALYLFLYATFYFFTKLEITKLVSAILYFGYMLIASYAFFVVTGTIGFYACFWFTRLIYSSVKID; from the exons ATGGCGTTTTTGAGATCTCAATCGCTCTCTGCGGTTGCTGTTCTTCTGCTACTCCTCATCCATGGAGCTCACTCCTTCTACCTCCCCGGCGTCGCCCCGCAGGATTTCCAGAAG GGAGATCAATTACAAGTGAAAGTAAACAAATTAACATCAACAAAGACCCAGCTTCCATACACATATTATTCACTTCCTTATTGTCGTCCAGAAAAAATACAGGATAGTGCTGAAAATCTCGGGGAAGTACTTCGTGGTGACCGCATTGAAAATTCTCTTTATGTG TTCAAAATGCGTGAGCCACAAATGTGCAATGTTGTGTGTAAACTTAAACTCGATGCCAAAACTGCTAAGGAGTTCAAAGAGAAGATCAACGATGAGTATCGGGTGAACAT GATCCTAGATAACCTTCCTCTAGTTGTTCCCATAAAAAGGACCGATCAGGAGGATTCTTATTTTTATCAGCTCGGTTACCATGTCGGACTCAAAGGGCTGTACAGTGGG GTTAAGGAGGAGAAATTTTTTATTCACAATCATTTGGCATTTACTGTTAAGTTTCATAAAGATGCAGTGACGGAATCTGCTAGGATCGTGGGCTTTGAGGTTAAGCCATTCAG TATCAAACATGAATATGATGGTAAGTGGGATGAAAAGACTCGTCTAACAACCTGTGACCCCCATGCTAAACACACAGTTGTCAACTCCAACACTCCTCAAGAGgttgaagaaaacaaggagaTTATCTTCACATATGATGTTGACTTCCAG GAAAGTGAGGTGAAGTGGGCTTCAAGATGGGATGCCTATTTGTTAATGAATGATGACCAAATTCACTGGTTCTCAATTGTTAACTCATTAATGATTGTTCTCTTCCTCTCGGGAATGGTAGCAATGATAATGCTGCGGACACTGTACCGTGACATTTCAAAGTACAATGAGCTTGAGACCCAAGAAGAAGCCCAAGAAGAGACTGGTTGGAAACTTGTCCATGGTGATGTGTTTAGGCCCCCTAACAACTCAGATTTGCTCTGTGTTTATGTTGGAACTGGTGTTCAGTTTTTTGGAATGATATTGGTAACCATGATATTTGCTGTGCTTGGGTTCCTTTCTCCTTCAAACCGAGGTGGCCTAATGACAGCCATGCTCTTGCTATGGGTTTTCATGGGAATTTTCGCTGGTTATGCTTCAACTCGCTTATACAAAATGTTCAAGGGAACGGAGTGGAAGAAAATGGCCCTCAGAACTGCAGTAGTGTTCCCTGGAATTGTATCTGCCGTTTTCTCTGTGTTAAATACTCTCATATGGGGCGAAAAATCATCTGGAGCTGTGCCATTTGGAACTATGTTTGCTCTGATCTTCTTATGGTTTGGGATTTCAGTTCCACTTGTTTTCGTTGGTAGTTATGTTGGGTTCAAGAAGCCAGCAATTGAAAATCCTGTGAAGACAAATAAAATCCCAAGGCAGATCCCTGAGCAGGCTTGGTACATGAACCCAGTCTTCTCGGTTTTGATTGGTGGAATACTCCCATTTGGAGCTGTTTTCATTGAACTTTTCTTCATCCTCACTTCAATCTGGTTGAATCAGTTTTACTACATCTTTGGATTCCTCTTTTTGGTCTTCATCATCCTGATCATCACTTGTGCCGAAATAACCATTGTTCTCTGCTACTTCCAGTTGTGCAGTGAGGATTACTTGTGGTGGTGGCGGTCATACCTCACTTCTGGTTCTTCCGCACTTTATCTCTTCCTCTATGCCACATTCTACTTCTTCACCAAGCTTGAGATCACAAAGTTGGTATCTGCAATATTATActttgggtacatgctcatagCTTCTTATGCGTTCTTTGTGGTAACCGGTACTATAGGATTTTATGCTTGCTTTTGGTTCACTAGGCTCATCTACTCCTCAGTCAAAATTGATTAG